A section of the Roseomonas marmotae genome encodes:
- the rpsL gene encoding 30S ribosomal protein S12, whose amino-acid sequence MPTINQLIASGREPKPVRNKVPALQNCPQKRGVCTRVYTTTPKKPNSALRKVAKVRLVNGYEVVSYIPGEGHNLQEHSVVLIRGGRVKDLPGVRYHILRGVLDTQGIAKRRKRRSLYGAKRPK is encoded by the coding sequence ATGCCGACGATCAACCAGCTCATCGCCAGCGGGCGTGAGCCCAAGCCTGTCCGGAACAAGGTTCCGGCCTTGCAGAACTGCCCGCAGAAGCGTGGCGTCTGCACCCGCGTCTACACCACCACGCCGAAGAAGCCGAACTCGGCTCTGCGTAAGGTCGCCAAGGTTCGCCTGGTGAACGGCTACGAGGTGGTGAGCTACATTCCCGGTGAAGGTCACAACCTGCAGGAGCACTCCGTGGTGCTGATCCGCGGCGGGCGCGTGAAGGATCTTCCCGGCGTGCGCTATCACATCCTGCGCGGTGTGCTGGATACGCAGGGTATCGCCAAGCGGCGCAAGCGGCGCTCGCTCTACGGCGCGAAGCGGCCGAAGTAA
- the rpsG gene encoding 30S ribosomal protein S7 produces the protein MSRRHSAEKREVLPDPKFGDLVLSRFMNVLMYDGKKSTAERIVYAAMDTLKRRGGPNSDPLRLFHEAMDNVKPAVEVRSRRVGGATYQVPVEVRPERRQALAIRWLIESARKRGEHTMEERLSSELMDAANNRGTAVKKREDTHRMAEANKAFSHYRW, from the coding sequence ATGTCGCGTCGCCACAGCGCCGAGAAGCGCGAAGTCCTGCCGGATCCGAAGTTCGGCGATCTCGTCCTCAGCCGTTTCATGAACGTGCTGATGTATGACGGCAAGAAGAGCACGGCCGAGCGTATCGTCTACGCCGCCATGGATACCCTGAAGCGCCGCGGCGGTCCGAACAGCGACCCCCTGCGCCTGTTCCATGAAGCGATGGACAACGTGAAGCCGGCGGTCGAGGTGCGGTCCCGCCGCGTCGGCGGCGCCACCTACCAGGTGCCCGTCGAAGTTCGGCCGGAGCGTCGCCAGGCCCTGGCGATCCGCTGGCTGATCGAATCCGCGCGTAAGCGTGGTGAGCACACCATGGAAGAGCGCCTTTCTTCCGAGCTGATGGATGCGGCCAACAACCGCGGCACGGCTGTGAAGAAGCGCGAAGACACGCACCGGATGGCCGAAGCCAACAAGGCTTTCAGCCACTACCGCTGGTAA
- the tuf gene encoding elongation factor Tu — MAKAKFERNKPHCNIGTIGHVDHGKTSLTAAITKVLAKSGGASFTAYDQIDKAPEERARGITISTAHVEYETANRHYAHVDCPGHADYVKNMITGAAQMDGAILVVSAADGPMPQTREHILLARQVGVPALVVFLNKCDMADPDLLELVEMEVRELLSSYQFPGDDIPVIKGSALMALEDKSPELGEQAILKLMEAVDSYIPQPERPKDLPFLMPIEDVFSISGRGTVVTGRIERGIVKVGEEVEIVGLKDTTKTTVTGVEMFRKLLDSGEAGDNIGALLRGTKREDVERGQVLAKPGSITPHTKFKAEAYVLTKEEGGRHTPFFTNYRPQFYFRTTDVTGVVTLPEGVEMVMPGDNVTMNVELIAPIAMDQGLRFAIREGGRTVGAGVVASISA; from the coding sequence ATGGCGAAAGCTAAGTTTGAGCGGAACAAGCCGCACTGCAACATTGGCACGATCGGGCATGTGGACCATGGCAAGACGTCGCTGACGGCGGCGATCACCAAGGTTCTGGCCAAGTCGGGCGGTGCGTCGTTCACGGCGTATGACCAGATCGACAAGGCTCCTGAGGAGCGCGCGCGCGGCATCACGATCTCGACGGCGCATGTCGAGTATGAGACGGCCAACCGTCACTACGCGCATGTGGATTGCCCGGGCCACGCCGACTACGTGAAGAACATGATCACGGGTGCGGCGCAGATGGACGGCGCGATCCTGGTGGTGTCGGCGGCCGATGGCCCGATGCCGCAGACGCGCGAGCACATCCTGCTGGCGCGCCAGGTCGGTGTGCCGGCGCTGGTGGTGTTCCTGAACAAGTGCGACATGGCCGATCCCGACCTGCTGGAGCTGGTCGAGATGGAAGTGCGCGAGCTGCTGAGCAGCTACCAGTTCCCGGGCGACGATATTCCCGTGATCAAGGGCTCGGCCCTGATGGCGCTGGAAGACAAGTCCCCCGAGCTGGGCGAGCAGGCCATCCTGAAGCTGATGGAAGCGGTCGACAGCTACATCCCGCAGCCGGAGCGTCCGAAGGACCTGCCGTTCCTGATGCCGATCGAGGACGTGTTCTCGATCTCGGGCCGCGGCACGGTGGTGACGGGGCGCATCGAGCGCGGCATCGTCAAGGTCGGTGAGGAAGTCGAGATCGTCGGTCTGAAGGACACGACGAAGACGACGGTGACGGGCGTCGAGATGTTCCGCAAGCTGCTGGACAGCGGCGAGGCCGGTGACAACATCGGCGCGCTGCTGCGCGGCACGAAGCGCGAGGACGTGGAGCGCGGCCAGGTGCTGGCGAAGCCCGGCTCGATCACGCCGCACACCAAGTTCAAGGCGGAAGCCTATGTGCTGACGAAGGAAGAGGGCGGCCGCCACACGCCGTTCTTCACCAACTACCGTCCGCAGTTCTACTTCCGCACGACCGACGTGACGGGCGTTGTCACCCTGCCGGAAGGCGTGGAGATGGTGATGCCGGGCGACAACGTGACGATGAACGTCGAGCTGATCGCGCCGATCGCCATGGACCAGGGCCTGCGCTTCGCCATCCGCGAAGGCGGCCGCACCGTCGGCGCCGGCGTCGTCGCCAGCATCAGCGCGTAA
- the rpsJ gene encoding 30S ribosomal protein S10, whose translation MDSQNIRIRLKAFDHRVLDGSTREIVNTAKRTGARVRGPIPLPTEIERFTVNRSPHVDKKSREQFEIRTHRRLLDIVDPTPQTVDALMKLDLAAGVDVEIKL comes from the coding sequence ATGGACAGCCAAAACATCCGCATCCGCCTCAAGGCGTTCGATCACCGCGTGCTGGATGGCAGCACGCGGGAGATCGTGAACACCGCGAAGCGGACGGGCGCGCGCGTGCGCGGGCCCATCCCGCTGCCGACGGAAATCGAGCGTTTCACCGTGAACCGCTCGCCGCACGTCGACAAGAAGAGCCGTGAGCAGTTCGAAATCCGGACGCATCGGCGCCTGCTTGATATCGTCGACCCCACCCCGCAGACCGTGGACGCGCTGATGAAGCTCGACCTGGCCGCCGGTGTGGACGTCGAGATCAAGCTCTGA
- the rplC gene encoding 50S ribosomal protein L3 produces the protein MAAKNGRTGLIAKKLGMTRLFNDDGSTVPVTVLHLDQVRVVAVRSAEKDGYDAVQLGFGLAKPKNVSKPNKGHFAKAGVEAPKKVTEFRVAADAVLEVGAKLSANHFVKGQIVDVTGTSKGKGFAGAMKRWNFSGLEASHGVSISHRSHGSTGNRQDPGKTFKNKKMAGHLGVERITTQNLEVAGFDLDKGLLMVKGAVPGAKGGYVLVRDAVKHARHADAPFPAAVA, from the coding sequence ATGGCCGCGAAGAATGGTCGCACCGGCCTGATCGCGAAGAAGCTGGGCATGACCCGGCTGTTCAACGACGACGGCTCCACCGTGCCCGTCACTGTGCTGCACCTGGATCAGGTGCGCGTGGTGGCCGTGCGTTCGGCGGAGAAGGACGGTTATGATGCGGTTCAGCTGGGCTTTGGCCTGGCGAAGCCGAAGAACGTCTCGAAGCCCAACAAGGGTCACTTCGCCAAGGCGGGTGTCGAGGCACCGAAGAAGGTCACCGAGTTCCGCGTCGCTGCCGACGCGGTGCTGGAGGTTGGCGCGAAGCTCTCCGCGAATCACTTCGTGAAGGGCCAGATCGTCGACGTGACGGGCACCTCCAAGGGTAAGGGATTTGCCGGCGCCATGAAGCGCTGGAACTTCTCCGGCCTGGAAGCCTCGCACGGCGTGTCGATCAGCCACCGCTCGCACGGTTCGACGGGTAACCGTCAGGATCCGGGCAAGACCTTCAAGAACAAGAAGATGGCGGGCCATCTGGGCGTCGAGCGCATTACCACGCAGAACCTTGAGGTCGCTGGTTTCGACCTCGACAAGGGCCTGCTGATGGTCAAGGGCGCGGTTCCCGGTGCCAAGGGCGGCTATGTGCTGGTGCGCGACGCCGTGAAGCACGCGCGTCATGCCGACGCGCCGTTCCCCGCGGCCGTGGCCTGA
- the rplD gene encoding 50S ribosomal protein L4 yields the protein MQVPVITLDNGNAGDIDLPDDVFAASPRADIMARVVHWQLAKRRAGTHKVKGMGEVSGTTKKPYRQKGTGNARQGSLRAPQFRTGGVVHGPVVRDHGYSLNKKVRRLGLISALSQKAAEGKLIVLDTVELGENAKTAAVASKLKALGWKSALVVDAAVEDGFGRAVRNLPHVNVLPTIGANVYDILNHDVLAVTRSAVEALKERLS from the coding sequence ATGCAGGTTCCGGTCATCACGCTGGATAACGGCAATGCGGGCGACATCGATCTGCCCGACGACGTCTTCGCGGCTTCCCCCCGCGCCGACATCATGGCGCGCGTGGTGCATTGGCAGCTCGCCAAGCGCCGCGCCGGCACCCACAAGGTGAAGGGGATGGGTGAGGTTTCTGGTACGACCAAGAAGCCTTACCGCCAGAAGGGCACGGGTAACGCCCGTCAGGGCTCGCTGCGGGCGCCGCAGTTCCGCACGGGTGGCGTGGTGCACGGCCCTGTGGTGCGCGACCATGGCTATTCGCTGAACAAGAAGGTCCGTCGTCTGGGCCTGATCAGCGCGCTGAGCCAGAAGGCCGCCGAGGGCAAGTTGATCGTGCTGGACACGGTGGAGCTGGGCGAGAACGCCAAGACCGCCGCCGTCGCCAGCAAGCTCAAGGCGCTCGGCTGGAAGAGTGCGCTGGTGGTGGATGCGGCGGTGGAAGACGGCTTCGGCCGCGCCGTTCGCAACCTGCCGCACGTGAACGTTCTGCCGACCATCGGCGCGAACGTCTACGACATCCTGAACCATGACGTCCTGGCGGTCACCCGCTCGGCCGTCGAGGCGCTGAAGGAGCGGCTGTCGTGA
- a CDS encoding 50S ribosomal protein L23 — protein sequence MSRERMYQTILSPLVTEKAAALGEKGQVAFRVPLSATKPEIKASVEGLFGVTVVTVNTLIVKGKTKRVRGREGQRSDWKKAVVRLAEGQSIDLTTGLA from the coding sequence CTGTCGCGTGAGAGGATGTATCAGACCATCCTCTCGCCGCTGGTGACCGAGAAGGCCGCTGCCCTGGGCGAAAAGGGGCAGGTGGCCTTCCGCGTGCCGCTGAGCGCGACGAAGCCGGAGATCAAGGCTTCCGTCGAGGGCCTGTTCGGGGTGACGGTCGTCACCGTGAACACCCTGATCGTGAAGGGCAAGACCAAGCGGGTGCGTGGCCGTGAGGGCCAGCGTTCCGACTGGAAAAAAGCGGTCGTCCGCCTGGCCGAAGGCCAGAGCATCGACCTGACGACGGGGCTCGCTTAA